Proteins from a genomic interval of Gossypium hirsutum isolate 1008001.06 chromosome A09, Gossypium_hirsutum_v2.1, whole genome shotgun sequence:
- the LOC107888619 gene encoding wall-associated receptor kinase-like 8, translating to MCFHLPLYFLFLLCPILQAAEFQAPTCGKEKCGNITIPSPFGLIHGRCYSHRSFSVTCKRTPNGDKPFIHVNGIDLEVLDSIYSEAILINNPVTHINCDRINDASVSLDLSGTPFFFSSDMNYFGSVGFGNLATILSNKGDSLGGCIQLRSDDDAFKSGCCITLSTANITSYTVNMKAMYPDSERCASAFIFSQYSSSTAYSLPTGISIRTTHVPAVLSWNSTYCGVGGCNRPGPGPIKFNTYKVEKCGNVTNFHYPFSMEDHDDSNNWFKVNCTKTANGEKVPSLNINGTNLQILNFDFLSGSLTVNHPIIYSNCRKNHHNEMSLNLTGTRFYYSDSRNSLWCSGCGNLVTIFGNETNNLIGGFLQPSCRINKKTIFCPLIIPTGLSSFFANMSNMVDSSDYRRKRSCEFVSLISYDYGYIDDFDIRKRTHVPMQLQWSTPISGECYLNYSSETSCTSDGEHCWSMLSSIHLCACYKDTGDISYSRSCKDGKCDNYKYCTILCLNTPNNYCSPKSCPPHYEYNSTGFRCERKIQTQNNRILKSIIVGCSTSVGTLFLLLATWSMYKALKRKQKILLKQKYFKRNGGLLLQQHLSSNEGNVEKIKLFTSKEMKKATDSYNENRILGQGGQGTVYKGMLIDGSIVAIKKSKMVEGKKFDERKVEQFINEVIILSQINHRNVVKLLGCCLEAEVPLLVYEFIPNGTLYDLIHNQNEELPLTWEMRLRIAIEIANALFYLHSAASAPIYHRDIKSSNILLDDKYRAKVSDFGTSRSVALEQTHLTTRVQGTFGYMDPEYFRSSQFTEKSDVYSFGVVLIELLTGQKPISAEQSEPVRSLVSYFLHSMQENSLFNILDPMLEKDGPEQEIIVVALLAKRCLNLNGKKRPTMKQVAMELESINASGGNVIEDHGDEESEIDDMIHSWETNPSCSMSRTITTNSVTFPLNSSF from the exons ATGTGTTTTCACTTACCGCTTTACTTCCTCTTCTTGTTATGCCCAATTTTACAGGCAGCAGAATTTCAAGCACCTACATGTGGTAAAGAAAAATGTGGAAATATTACAATTCCATCCCCTTTTGGATTAATCCATGGCAGATGCTATAGTCATCGTTCGTTTAGCGTAACTTGCAAGCGAACCCCCAATGGGGACAAGCCTTTCATACACGTAAATGGCATCGATCTGGAAGTACTTGATTCCATATATTCAGAAGCCATTCTCATCAATAATCCAGTTACTCACATTAATTGTGATCGTATAAACGATGCTAGTGTGAGTCTGGATCTCTCAGGCACTCCATTTTTCTTCTCAAGTGACATGAATTATTTCGGGTCAGTAGGTTTTGGAAATTTGGCTACTATTTTAAGTAACAAAGGTGATTCACTTGGCGGCTGCATTCAACTAAGGTCTGACGATGATGCTTTTAAATCTGGCTGCTGCATTACTCTTTCTACTGCAAATATCACTTCCTATACTGTAAACATGAAAGCCATGTATCCTGACAGCGAAAGATGCGCATCTGCTTTCATCTTTAGCCAGTACTCTTCCAGTACTGCTTACTCATTACCCACTGGCATCAGTATTCGAACCACGCATGTTCCCGCCGTGCTCAGCTGGAATTCCACCTATTGCGGTGTCGGAG GATGCAATAGACCAGGACCAGGACCTATCAAATTCAACACCTACAAGGTAGAGAAATGTGGGAATGTTACTAATTTTCACTACCCTTTTAGCATGGAGGACCATGATGATTCCAATAATTGGTTTAAAGTAAATTGCACCAAAACTGCCAATGGGGAAAAAGTGCCTTCCTTAAACATAAATGGCACGAATCTTCAAAtattgaactttgattttttgAGTGGCTCTCTCACTGTCAACCATCCAATAATTTACTCCAATTGTCGAAAAAACCATCACAATGAGATGAGTCTCAACCTAACAGGCACTCGCTTTTACTACTCAGATTCTAGAAACAGCTTATGGTGTTCAGGTTGTGGTAATTTGGTTACTATTTTTGGCAACGAAACAAATAATCTTATAGGCGGATTTTTGCAACCAAGTTGTAGGATTAATAAGAAGACTATTTTTTGTCCTCTTATTATTCCTACGGGTCTCAGTTCATTCTTTGCAAACATGAGTAATATGGTTGATTCTAGTGATTATAGGAGGAAAAGATCATGCGAATTTGTTTCCTTGATTTCTTATGACTATGGTTATATCGATGATTTTGATATAAGGAAAAGGACGCATGTCCCAATGCAACTGCAATGGAGCACACCAATATCTGGAGAGTGCTATTTAAACTATAGTTCGGAGACTTCTTGTACATCCGATGGTGAACATTGTTGGTCGATGTTGAGTTCTATTCATCTATGTGCGTGCTACAAGGATACTGGTGATATCAGTTATTCGAGGTCATGCAAAG ATGGGAAATGTGATAATTATAAGTATTGCACCATACTTTGCTTGAATACCCCTAACAACTATTGTTCGCCAAAGTCTTGTCCTCCTCATTATGAATACAATAGTACGGGATTTCGTTGCGAGCGCAAAATACAAACTCAAAACAATCGTATTTTGAAAAGCATTATTGTAG GTTGCAGCACTAGTGTTGGGACACTATTTTTACTACTCGCAACATGGAGTATGTACAAAGCCctcaaaagaaaacagaaaatcTTGCTGAAGCAGAAATACTTCAAAAGGAATGGAGGTTTGTTACTGCAACAACATTTATCTAGCAATGAAGGTAATGTTGAAAAAATTAAGTTGTTTACTTCAAAAGAGATGAAAAAGGCGACTGATTCTTATAATGAAAACCGAATCCTTGGTCAAGGAGGTCAAGGGACTGTTTATAAAGGAATGCTAATAGATGGAAGCATTGTGGCTATTAAGAAATCCAAAATGGTGGAAGGAAAGAAATTTGATGAAAGGAAGGTTGAACAGTTCATTAACGAGGTGATAATTTTATCTCAAATTAATCACAGGAACGTGGTTAAGCTTTTAGGGTGTTGCTTAGAGGCTGAAGTTCCTCTATTGGTGTATGAGTTCATCCCAAATGGTACATTATACGATCTcattcataatcaaaatgaaGAATTACCATTGACATGGGAGATGCGTTTACGAATTGCGATTGAAATTGCTAACGCCTTGTTCTATTTGCATTCAGCTGCTTCTGCTCCTATTTATCATCGAGACATCAAATCTAGTAACATACTTTTGGATGATAAATATAGGGCAAAAGTATCAGATTTTGGAACTTCAAGATCAGTTGCACTTGAACAAACACATCTAACCACTCGGGTGCAAGGAACTTTCGGATACATGGATCCCGAATATTTTCGATCAAGTCAATTTACAGAGAAGAGTGATGTTTATAGCTTTGGAGTTGTTCTTATTGAGCTTTTAACAGGGCAGAAACCCATCTCCGCAGAACAATCAGAGCCAGTGAGAAGCTTGGTATCTTATTTTTTGCATTCAATGCAGGAGAATTCCTTATTTAACATTCTCGATCCAATGTTAGAAAAGGATGGTCCAGAACAGGAGATTATAGTTGTGGCTCTACTAGCAAAAAGATGCTTGAATCTTAATGGAAAGAAAAGACCCACCATGAAACAAGTAGCAATGGAGCTGGAGTCGATTAACGCTTCAGGTGGAAATGTTATTGAAGACCATGGTGATGAAGAATCTGAAATAGATGACATGATCCATTCATGGGAGACCAATCCAAGTTGTTCAATGTCTAGGACAATTACAACCAACAGTGTAACTTTTCCATTAAATTCATCTTTCTAG